One Pirellulales bacterium genomic window, GCCAGACCGATCAAAACACCTAGCGCCGATTGCAGGCCGCTGATTGCCTTCGAGGTCAGGAACGCGCCCATCGACTGTCCGTATTGATCGATACGCGTGTTATCAATCCAGATGCCCGTCCACCTGTGAAAATTGTCGCGCAGATCATAGGCGGCCTGTTTCAAATTCTCGATGAATGCCAACCTGCTCTTGTCGCCGGTTACATCCTTGGGTTCGCCATCTGGCCCCTTAGCCGAAGAATCTACTGGGGGGGCGGGAGTGGGAGGCACGTCCACAGCGGCCATTCCGGTGGAAGGCGCAAACATCGAGTGCATTTCGACGTAAGCCTTCCAACCGAGCCAAACCAGCGGCAACAGGACGACGAGCAGAATTGCAATGGTGGTCGCCAAAGCCGCGACACGCGGGTAGCTCGGCAAATAGTGCAGAATCCACCGGTGCAGGGGCTGGAAGACAACGAGCAGCACGCAAGCCAGGAACATCGGCACGATGAATTGTGCCATGACCTGAAAGAAGACCGCGCCGACCAGCAGAATGATCGCCAGCAGCACGATGAACGAAATGACACGCGGCATGACAACCTCCTTGCGGCTCGCTAAAACGTAAAAGTTGAACTGTATGAAGCAGCCAGGCAAGTGTAGCGGAAATCGTAAGAAATCCGCGGTACCGCTACGCGAAGCCCGGCGGAATTCTTACGAATTCCGCTACGGTGACTTCATGCCGCTAAACAGTGACGCGAATACAAAATATAGACGACACCCACCGGCAAACGAAGCCTCACCGATCGCGTGCTGTTTGTTCGTCCCCGCTTCAGCATTCTATCAAACCTTTTTCGCTGGCCCATCAGCAACCTTGCCTTGGCGGGTCGATTTCCGAGACAATCACACGTTCTGACCCGTATCCTTAACGCCTGCCCGATTTTTGATGACCAGCCAAACTCTACCGTCGCGCCGTATCCTCGTGTGGGTCCTGCGGATCGCGGCTCTGTTGCTGGTGGGCTGGGGGGTAAGTGGCTCCGTTCGCGGAGCGCTCGAAAAACTTTCGCGTCAAGATTGGCACGTCCAGCCGGGTTGGTTGGTGCTTTCGGGAACGCTGTATGCCTTCGGCCTCGTGCCGATGGGTTGGTTTTGGCAACGTACGCTCGTGGCCCTGGGCTCCCCGACGCCGCTGCCGGCCGCATTGCGGGCGTATTTCCTCGGACACTTGGGCAAGTACGTACCAGGTAAGGCGATGTCGGTGA contains:
- a CDS encoding AI-2E family transporter, with product MPRVISFIVLLAIILLVGAVFFQVMAQFIVPMFLACVLLVVFQPLHRWILHYLPSYPRVAALATTIAILLVVLLPLVWLGWKAYVEMHSMFAPSTGMAAVDVPPTPAPPVDSSAKGPDGEPKDVTGDKSRLAFIENLKQAAYDLRDNFHRWTGIWIDNTRIDQYGQSMGAFLTSKAISGLQSALGVLIGLAIMVIALYYFLADGPAMINTVLDLSPLDSRYEQELLERFGDVSRAVVVATLLSALVQGALAGIGYSFALPHGAPVFFLTALTMVTALVPFVGAAATWICVAGWVYLYG